The following is a genomic window from Serratia ficaria.
ATAAAGTCAAACAGGCCGTTGAGCTACAGATTTCACACGCAACGTGCGTTGCCTGATAATCTTGTCGCATTTGCAATAAACTCAGATAATGCCGTACGGATCTGATATCCATTTCCAATTTATCCCATCACTTAATACAGAAGAATCCTTCGAAACAGATATGTTTAAAAATGGTCATCACATCCAAAAATCCGGCGCGATTAAGCATATCTTGGTTACCTGCCGCGGAAAACGGTTCGAGAACTCCCTTTAGGGAACGCGACTTGGCCAAGATCTCATGCGCGGCATACCCTTGCTCAACTTTGTAATCAACATACAGACTACTGATGATGTCCTGAAAACGGGCATCGGGACCGCGTACCTTTTCAAATAGCACGAAGGCACCACCCCAGTTGAGGCTTTGGTAAATACGATCGAGCAATTGTTGGCGAACACACGGAGGAATAAACTGCACAGTGTAATACGCAACGATAAAATCGCTTTTTTCATACGGAAAGTTCAGAATATCATCCGTAAGAAAGCTCACATTTTTATTTTCCGCATGTTCGGCAAGCTGAATAGTGGCCTGTTGTGTCATGGCTTCTTCAATATCAATACCAACGAATTTGGCACCCAGGGGATGGCGTTTGGCCAGTTTGCGGGTTAAGGCCCCCGTTGAGCTTCCAAGCTCATAAACAACGGAGTTTTTATTGATAAAGAAATCACTAAGCGAAAGAATAAGCTCGTGCCCATCATGATATTTAGGTACCGATTTCGAGACATGAGAGTCAAAATTCTTTGGGGTGTTACCGCCAAAACTCCATGCTGCATTTAAAGAATCGATCCCATCACCCACATGGTCCAAAGACGACTCGGTTACACTGTCCATACTCGTCATGACGCCCCATCAAGAATGATAATAAATTGTTAGCAATGTAAATATTATTTATCATTTTAAGAGTTCTTAATCAATGACCACGCCTGATTTATTTTTTTTGCTTTACTTTCAAATACAATGAAGCAGCTCCACGCGCACCGTCATTATTAATATATTCATTTTTATTATATTAATTGACTGTAATATTTACCAACCTCCAATCATAAAAATAAAAATTATATATGCATATCTTTATATAACCAATTTCATGATGTCTTTTGCCAAGGACATCGCCACGTTGCGGTGCCGCATCTCGTCCTTGACCTTGAACATAAGGTGCGCTCATCGGCAAGCCCAAAGCCGGACCAAAGGGACCATATGCACTAGCTTAGAAGCGGTAGTTGGCGGTGACGGCGAAATTGCGCGGCGCGCCGTAGACCACATAGCGGTCAACCGAGGTGTCGTAAGTTTTATCGAACGGGTTGTTCAGGTTAGCCTGCACCGACAGCTGTGGGGTGACCTTATAGTGCCCAAACAGCAAGCACATTCCGGCGAATGCGTGAATAACGGCCCATGCGCGCTACTGGCGATCGGCTCCGGCTAGCGGCGCCGGTGCTCTGAGGTCCCCCGAGGGGCTTCCCCCCTCCAGCCGCGCCCGCGGAATGTCCGCCAGCCGGGTGGTGTAGGCCGGCGACAGCATTTCACGCTTCATCTGCCAGGGCTTGACGATGCCCTGGCCGGCGAACCAGACGCGACCGCGCCCTTCCCGGTTCAGCTTGTCCAGCGTCGCCATCAGTTGGCCGCTGTTGCGCCGCGGCGGGCAGTCGTCGAACAGGTCGATCTGCGCCATGGCGCCGGCGCTGAAATCCCCCAGCATCACGCCGCCCTTCAGGTAACGGCGCCCTTCCTGCCAAATGCTATCCAGCGCGCGCACCGCCATGGCGATGATGTCGCGGCTGTCGTTGCTCGGGGTGCGCAGCCGGGCGGTGCCCACATTGCTGTAGTACCCCTCGCCCGCCGAGTGCGGGCTGGTTTTGATAAACACCGACACGTTGCGGCAATAGCGCTCGTCCTGGCGCAGCTTTTCCGCCGCGCGTTCCGCGTAGCTGCAGATCGCTTCGCGCATATGCGGGTAGTGCGTCAGGCGCTGGCCGAACGAACGCGAACAAATGATCTGCTCCCTGGCCGCCGCCTGATCCTCCAGCTGCAGGCAGGATCCGCCGCGCAGCTCGCGCACCGTGCGCTCCAGCACCACGCCGAAGGTTTTGCGCGCCAGGCGGGTATCGCAGTCCGCCAGCTGCAGCGCGCTGTGAATGCCCATCGCCTGCAGCTGCCGGGTCAACCGGCGGCCGACGCCCCACACCTCTTCCACCGGGATCAGCGCCAGCAGCCTGCGCTGGCGAGCCGGGTCCGACAAATCCACCACCCCGCCGGTTTTACGCCATCTCTTGGCGGCGTAATTGGCCAGCTTGGCCAGCGTCTTGCTCGGCGCAATGCCCACGCCGACCGTCAAATGCAGCTCCCGCTGGATCCTGTCGCGCACCTGTTGGCCAAACCGCTCCAGCGCCACGCCGCGGCCCAA
Proteins encoded in this region:
- the umuC gene encoding translesion error-prone DNA polymerase V subunit UmuC; protein product: MFALVDVNSFYASCETVFRPDLKGRPVIVLSNNDGCVIARSAEARALGVPMGAPYFKIKDEMRRRNVAVFSSNYALYADMSRRVMDTLEEMAPAVEIYSLDEAFLRLDGLGRGVALERFGQQVRDRIQRELHLTVGVGIAPSKTLAKLANYAAKRWRKTGGVVDLSDPARQRRLLALIPVEEVWGVGRRLTRQLQAMGIHSALQLADCDTRLARKTFGVVLERTVRELRGGSCLQLEDQAAAREQIICSRSFGQRLTHYPHMREAICSYAERAAEKLRQDERYCRNVSVFIKTSPHSAGEGYYSNVGTARLRTPSNDSRDIIAMAVRALDSIWQEGRRYLKGGVMLGDFSAGAMAQIDLFDDCPPRRNSGQLMATLDKLNREGRGRVWFAGQGIVKPWQMKREMLSPAYTTRLADIPRARLEGGSPSGDLRAPAPLAGADRQ
- a CDS encoding TonB-dependent receptor yields the protein MLFGHYKVTPQLSVQANLNNPFDKTYDTSVDRYVVYGAPRNFAVTANYRF
- a CDS encoding methyltransferase domain-containing protein — translated: MTSMDSVTESSLDHVGDGIDSLNAAWSFGGNTPKNFDSHVSKSVPKYHDGHELILSLSDFFINKNSVVYELGSSTGALTRKLAKRHPLGAKFVGIDIEEAMTQQATIQLAEHAENKNVSFLTDDILNFPYEKSDFIVAYYTVQFIPPCVRQQLLDRIYQSLNWGGAFVLFEKVRGPDARFQDIISSLYVDYKVEQGYAAHEILAKSRSLKGVLEPFSAAGNQDMLNRAGFLDVMTIFKHICFEGFFCIK